Proteins encoded in a region of the Saccharothrix ecbatanensis genome:
- a CDS encoding TetR/AcrR family transcriptional regulator, which produces MTSTTPLRRQPVQQRSAKRVERMLEACAQLIEEVGYDGVTTTLIAERAGVAVGSLYQFFPDKRAVVQALTLRNLEKFIQTVDGRFTSTTLDHWWDAVDSIFDVYVSMHREVPAFSKLHFGDVVDMRLLDDRRDNNTVISDRIAEMISTKFDIPLPELQLPISIAVEAADGVLNLAFRRDAAGDQRILDEAKALVRGYLSTRLPS; this is translated from the coding sequence GTGACCAGTACGACCCCACTGCGCCGTCAACCGGTGCAGCAGCGCAGCGCCAAGCGCGTCGAGCGGATGCTCGAAGCCTGCGCACAGCTCATCGAGGAGGTCGGCTACGACGGAGTCACCACGACATTGATCGCCGAACGCGCGGGTGTCGCGGTCGGCTCGCTGTACCAGTTCTTCCCGGACAAGCGGGCGGTCGTGCAGGCGCTGACCTTGCGCAACCTGGAGAAGTTCATCCAGACGGTGGACGGCCGGTTCACCTCGACCACGCTCGACCACTGGTGGGACGCCGTCGACTCGATCTTCGACGTGTACGTGTCGATGCACCGCGAGGTTCCCGCGTTCTCGAAGCTGCACTTCGGCGACGTGGTCGACATGCGACTGCTGGACGACCGACGCGACAACAACACGGTCATCTCCGACCGGATCGCGGAGATGATCTCGACCAAGTTCGACATCCCGCTCCCCGAGCTCCAGCTGCCGATCTCGATCGCGGTGGAGGCGGCGGACGGCGTGCTGAACCTGGCGTTCCGCCGGGACGCGGCCGGCGACCAGCGGATCCTGGACGAGGCGAAGGCCCTGGTCCGCGGGTACCTGTCGACCAGACTGCCCAGCTAG
- a CDS encoding glycoside hydrolase family 1 protein, protein MPDHFPSPDDFLWGVSTSAFQIEGALTAAGRQPSAWDAFPAFEGQDASVACDHYHRYREDVALMRSLGVGAYRFSVSWPRVLAGDLAFYDRLVDELLASDIAPVVTLYHWDTPLALEEAGGWLARDTAHRFADYAATVAERLADRVAMWIPINEPAMVTLLGYAIGQHAPGKTLLYDALPTAHHLNLAHGLAVQALRAAGARAVGTANNHTPAWPASPSDVEAAAAYSDLHNWLYADAQLAGRYPDSLADRLPIVDGDLAIASERLDFYGVNYYNPTRLRSPSEGNPLPFELVDIDEYPKTGFGWPVVPSGLSEMITSLRDRYVDLPPVYVTESGCSYPHSQDDTERIEYLDRHIEEALKADVRGYFVWSLMDNFEWDSGYSQRFGLVHVDYATQRRTPRASFEWYRDRIRR, encoded by the coding sequence TTGCCCGACCACTTCCCGAGCCCCGACGACTTCCTCTGGGGCGTGTCCACGTCCGCCTTCCAGATCGAGGGCGCACTCACCGCCGCCGGCAGGCAGCCGTCCGCCTGGGACGCGTTCCCGGCGTTCGAGGGGCAGGACGCCTCCGTCGCGTGCGACCACTACCACCGCTACCGCGAGGACGTCGCCCTCATGCGGTCCCTCGGCGTCGGCGCCTACCGGTTCTCCGTGTCGTGGCCCCGCGTCCTCGCCGGCGACCTGGCGTTCTACGACCGGCTGGTGGACGAGTTGCTGGCGTCCGACATCGCGCCGGTCGTCACGCTGTACCACTGGGACACGCCGCTGGCGTTGGAAGAAGCGGGTGGCTGGCTCGCCCGCGACACCGCCCACCGGTTCGCCGACTACGCCGCCACGGTCGCCGAACGCCTGGCCGACCGGGTCGCGATGTGGATCCCGATCAACGAGCCCGCGATGGTGACGCTGCTCGGGTACGCCATCGGGCAGCACGCGCCGGGCAAGACCCTGCTGTACGACGCGCTGCCGACGGCACATCACCTCAACCTGGCGCACGGGCTGGCGGTGCAGGCGTTGCGTGCCGCCGGAGCGCGCGCTGTGGGCACGGCCAACAACCACACGCCCGCGTGGCCGGCGAGCCCGTCCGACGTCGAGGCGGCGGCGGCCTACTCCGATCTGCACAACTGGCTCTACGCCGACGCGCAGCTGGCCGGGCGCTACCCGGACTCGCTGGCCGACCGCTTGCCGATCGTGGACGGCGACCTGGCGATCGCCTCCGAGCGCCTCGACTTCTACGGCGTGAACTACTACAACCCGACCCGGCTGCGGTCGCCGTCCGAGGGCAACCCGCTGCCGTTCGAGCTGGTGGACATCGACGAGTACCCGAAAACGGGGTTCGGCTGGCCGGTCGTGCCGTCCGGGCTGTCGGAGATGATCACTTCGCTGCGAGATCGCTATGTCGACTTGCCGCCGGTCTACGTGACGGAGAGCGGGTGCAGCTACCCGCACTCGCAGGACGACACCGAGCGGATCGAGTACCTGGACCGGCACATCGAGGAAGCCCTGAAGGCCGACGTCCGCGGGTACTTCGTGTGGTCGCTGATGGACAACTTCGAGTGGGACTCGGGGTACTCGCAGCGGTTCGGCCTGGTCCACGTCGACTACGCGACGCAGCGACGCACCCCGCGTGCCTCGTTCGAGTGGTACCGCGATCGGATCAGGCGGTGA
- a CDS encoding MFS transporter — protein sequence MTWLFLANLGLWLAIYAPIQVLLPQQAELVDAAGKEAVFGLVTGVGAVVALIANPLIGLSSDRTTSRFGRRHPWTLAGALVGAAGLAVLSSAATVGAMVLGWCLVQAGVNGMLASLTSAVPDRVPVRQRAKVGGLVGVAQMLGTVLGAVVVTVLVTGLTSGYLACAAVVVAGALAFVLITPDVRLPLDARPALRWRELWVSPRRHPDFAWAWCAHFMINLGNAFGTLYLLYFLGDAVRHPSPEDGLLVLMLLYGVALAIGAFVVGAHSDRTGRRKPFVLMAAGVMAVAALILAAWPTWTAALVAAPLLGVGFGGYWAVALALLTQVLPAASDRAKDLGVLNIANSLPQVVAPLLATFVLASLGGYRGLFAVSAVATLCAALLVSRVRSVA from the coding sequence ATGACGTGGCTGTTCCTGGCCAACCTCGGGCTGTGGCTGGCCATCTACGCGCCCATCCAGGTGCTGCTGCCGCAACAGGCCGAACTGGTAGACGCGGCCGGCAAGGAAGCGGTGTTCGGCCTGGTCACGGGCGTGGGCGCGGTGGTGGCGCTGATCGCGAACCCGCTGATCGGGCTGTCGTCGGACCGGACCACGTCCCGGTTCGGGCGGCGGCACCCGTGGACGCTGGCCGGTGCGCTGGTCGGCGCGGCCGGGCTGGCGGTGCTGTCGTCGGCGGCCACCGTCGGGGCGATGGTGCTCGGGTGGTGCCTGGTGCAGGCCGGGGTGAACGGGATGCTCGCCAGCCTCACCTCCGCCGTCCCCGATCGGGTGCCGGTGCGGCAGCGGGCGAAGGTCGGCGGGCTGGTCGGCGTCGCGCAGATGCTCGGCACGGTGCTCGGCGCGGTCGTGGTGACGGTGCTCGTCACCGGCCTCACGTCGGGTTACCTGGCGTGCGCGGCCGTCGTCGTGGCAGGCGCCTTGGCGTTCGTGCTGATCACGCCGGACGTGCGGCTGCCGCTCGACGCACGACCGGCGCTGCGGTGGCGTGAGCTGTGGGTGTCGCCGAGGCGGCACCCGGACTTCGCCTGGGCCTGGTGCGCCCACTTCATGATCAACCTGGGCAACGCGTTCGGCACGCTGTACCTGCTCTACTTCCTCGGCGACGCGGTCCGGCACCCGTCACCCGAGGACGGTCTGCTGGTGTTGATGCTGCTCTACGGCGTGGCGCTGGCGATCGGCGCGTTCGTCGTCGGCGCCCACTCGGACCGGACCGGCCGGCGCAAGCCGTTCGTGCTGATGGCGGCCGGCGTGATGGCGGTGGCGGCGCTGATCCTCGCCGCCTGGCCAACGTGGACGGCGGCACTGGTCGCCGCGCCGCTGCTCGGGGTCGGGTTCGGCGGGTACTGGGCGGTGGCGCTGGCCCTGTTGACGCAGGTCCTGCCCGCCGCGTCGGACCGCGCGAAGGACCTCGGCGTGCTGAACATCGCCAACTCGCTGCCCCAGGTGGTCGCGCCCCTGCTGGCGACGTTCGTGCTGGCTTCGCTCGGCGGGTACCGGGGGTTGTTCGCGGTGTCCGCGGTCGCCACGCTGTGCGCGGCACTGCTGGTGAGCAGGGTCCGATCGGTGGCTTAG
- a CDS encoding SDR family NAD(P)-dependent oxidoreductase has protein sequence MAGKTVVVTGASQGIGAATALTLAGRGSVVVLVARSGEALDEQVERITATGGRAVAMPADLAEIDQIRTLAERVRDEVGVPDVLVNNAGVGRWLFLDDTPTPELAGMIALPFTAALHLTREFLPGMRARGSGRVVNVNSPVSRLPIPGATGYAAARYALRGMTAALRLDLRGTGIGVSEVVPGKVSSRYFVNNPGAEDRIPAVARLIPTVTPEDVAARIVSAVERERDEVVFPWQLKAFDLAGRLFPGLTGYLTWRTGTHR, from the coding sequence TTGGCGGGTAAGACGGTCGTGGTGACCGGGGCGTCGCAGGGCATCGGAGCGGCGACGGCCCTGACGCTCGCGGGGCGTGGATCCGTTGTCGTGCTCGTGGCACGCAGCGGTGAAGCGCTGGATGAACAGGTCGAACGGATCACGGCGACCGGTGGGCGTGCGGTGGCGATGCCGGCGGATCTCGCGGAGATCGACCAGATCCGCACGCTCGCCGAACGGGTGCGCGACGAGGTCGGCGTCCCGGACGTGCTGGTGAACAACGCCGGCGTCGGCCGCTGGCTGTTCCTGGACGACACCCCGACCCCCGAACTGGCCGGGATGATCGCCCTGCCGTTCACCGCCGCACTCCACCTGACCAGGGAGTTCCTGCCCGGGATGCGGGCGCGCGGCTCGGGCCGGGTGGTCAACGTCAACTCGCCGGTGTCCCGGCTGCCGATCCCCGGCGCGACGGGGTACGCGGCGGCCCGCTACGCGTTGCGAGGGATGACGGCGGCGCTGCGGCTCGACCTGCGCGGCACCGGGATCGGGGTGAGTGAGGTCGTGCCGGGCAAGGTGAGCAGCCGGTACTTCGTGAACAACCCCGGCGCGGAGGACCGGATCCCGGCCGTGGCCAGGCTCATCCCGACCGTGACGCCGGAAGACGTCGCGGCGCGGATCGTGTCGGCGGTGGAGCGGGAACGGGACGAAGTGGTGTTCCCGTGGCAGCTGAAGGCGTTCGACCTGGCCGGGCGGCTCTTCCCCGGGCTCACCGGCTACCTGACCTGGCGGACCGGGACACACCGCTGA